One part of the Spirochaetota bacterium genome encodes these proteins:
- a CDS encoding TlyA family RNA methyltransferase → MKKGVRLDAYLVENRISRSIESAKREIITGWIKVNGETVRRPSEIISGNETITSKRPGGIFVSRGGDKLQHAIEYFKITIKDKVVVDLGASTGGFTHCLLLNGVSKVYAVDVGYGLLDYSLRYQPRVVVKERTNVRNLTRKSFDECIDFITLDLSFLSLLRIFDKIREIFIPVEGIMLIKPQFEAMSYELYRGVVIREEDHKSILLRVINSLIDQMITFKGITYSPIKGPAGNIEYFLYFDIGYDNYNASRYEVESTIIDVVEESHFVLNKHNKGVT, encoded by the coding sequence ATGAAAAAGGGAGTAAGGCTTGACGCCTATCTAGTAGAAAATAGAATTAGCCGGTCTATAGAGAGTGCAAAAAGAGAGATTATTACTGGCTGGATAAAAGTAAATGGAGAAACAGTTAGAAGGCCTTCAGAAATTATTTCCGGAAATGAGACAATTACCTCAAAAAGACCTGGCGGGATATTCGTTAGCAGGGGTGGCGACAAGCTTCAGCATGCAATCGAATACTTTAAAATTACTATTAAGGATAAGGTAGTTGTTGATCTAGGGGCTTCAACAGGTGGATTTACTCATTGTCTCTTGCTGAATGGGGTATCAAAGGTCTATGCGGTTGATGTGGGTTATGGACTGTTGGATTATAGTTTAAGATATCAACCAAGGGTAGTAGTGAAGGAAAGAACAAATGTTAGAAACCTTACACGAAAAAGCTTTGATGAATGCATAGATTTTATTACCCTTGATCTCTCGTTTCTATCCTTACTAAGGATTTTTGATAAGATAAGGGAGATATTTATTCCTGTTGAGGGGATAATGCTGATTAAACCTCAATTTGAGGCTATGTCTTATGAGTTGTATAGGGGAGTGGTCATAAGGGAAGAGGATCATAAAAGTATCCTGCTACGAGTCATCAATTCTCTTATAGATCAAATGATCACTTTCAAGGGAATTACCTATTCGCCAATTAAGGGCCCAGCAGGAAACATTGAATATTTTCTCTACTTCGATATCGGATATGATAATTACAATGCATCAAGATATGAGGTTGAATCAACTATTATTGATGTAGTTGAGGAATCTCATTTTGTATTAAACAAGCATAATAAGGGTGTAACATAA
- a CDS encoding HAD family hydrolase: MNAFFFDRDGTLNIDPGYIDNPEDMQLFPRAFDVLRYIKSLGYGIFIISNQSGIGRGLIAPEDFRRVNNRFLTLAGGYNIVDDILFCPHTPINNCPCRKPKTLLLEIVKERYSINCDASYFVGDKITDIVCGKRAGLRTIMIYYGNNLEDVSYKFENQIIMSDKIISSISELINIIKE; the protein is encoded by the coding sequence ATGAATGCTTTTTTTTTTGATAGGGATGGTACTCTGAATATTGATCCAGGGTATATTGATAATCCAGAAGATATGCAACTCTTTCCTAGGGCATTTGATGTGTTGAGATATATTAAATCCTTGGGATATGGAATATTTATAATCTCCAATCAATCAGGGATAGGGAGAGGATTGATCGCACCGGAGGATTTTAGAAGGGTAAACAACAGATTTTTAACATTGGCCGGAGGTTATAATATAGTCGATGATATTCTATTCTGTCCGCATACACCTATAAACAATTGCCCCTGTAGGAAACCCAAGACACTTCTTTTAGAGATTGTAAAGGAACGCTACTCCATAAATTGCGATGCCTCCTACTTCGTTGGCGATAAAATCACAGATATCGTTTGCGGCAAGAGAGCAGGACTAAGAACAATTATGATATACTACGGCAATAACCTTGAAGATGTTTCGTATAAATTTGAGAATCAAATAATTATGTCAGATAAAATTATTAGTTCTATTTCAGAATTAATAAATATTATCAAAGAATAA
- a CDS encoding DNA methyltransferase has product MKTQHKVIIGDSRQMQEVIDESVHLIITSPPYWQLKDYGDVNQIGYNDTYEDYINNLNLVWRECHRILHNGCRLCINIGDQFARSVYYGRYKVIPIRTEIIKFCESVGFDYMGAIIWQKVTTCNTTGGARIMGSYPYPRNGVLKLDYEFILIFKKYGNPPSISEVIKEQSRLTKEEWNQYFIGHWNFPGEKQNGHVAMFPEELPKRLIKMFSFVNDTILDPFLGSGTTSLAAKKINRNSIGYEINEDFIPNIEEKLGVNNSDILIDASYELVNQGGKGLDLGDEISKLDYIFKDPIKLNKKIEPKRGKFTSKIDDSHSASETYYRVKQIISPSILVLNNGHKVRLLGVREKSSNNAEAIRYLQEKVRGERVFIRLDDVKYDNEENLFCYLYLSNKTFLNAHLIKHGFVDVDIDFDYKYRSKFLDLLNRER; this is encoded by the coding sequence ATGAAGACTCAACATAAGGTAATTATTGGTGATTCAAGGCAGATGCAGGAGGTAATTGATGAATCTGTTCATCTTATAATTACCTCTCCGCCATATTGGCAATTGAAAGACTATGGAGATGTTAATCAGATTGGCTATAATGATACTTATGAGGATTATATAAATAATCTTAATTTGGTATGGAGGGAGTGTCATAGAATTTTACATAATGGATGCAGATTGTGCATAAATATTGGCGACCAATTTGCGCGTTCTGTTTATTATGGGAGATATAAGGTAATCCCAATAAGAACTGAGATAATCAAGTTTTGTGAAAGTGTTGGCTTCGATTATATGGGAGCCATCATTTGGCAAAAGGTTACCACCTGTAACACTACTGGCGGCGCTAGGATAATGGGATCTTATCCCTATCCCAGAAATGGAGTTTTAAAATTAGATTATGAATTTATTTTAATTTTCAAGAAATATGGGAATCCCCCATCAATCTCAGAAGTGATAAAGGAGCAATCAAGATTGACAAAGGAGGAGTGGAATCAATATTTTATCGGTCACTGGAATTTCCCCGGGGAGAAGCAGAATGGACATGTAGCCATGTTTCCTGAGGAATTACCGAAACGACTCATAAAGATGTTCAGTTTTGTTAATGACACAATTCTTGATCCCTTTCTGGGAAGCGGGACTACTTCATTGGCTGCAAAAAAAATTAATAGGAATTCTATCGGTTATGAAATAAATGAAGATTTCATACCAAATATTGAAGAAAAATTAGGGGTTAATAATTCTGATATACTAATAGATGCGAGTTATGAATTGGTAAACCAAGGAGGAAAGGGATTGGATTTGGGGGATGAAATTAGTAAGTTGGATTATATTTTCAAGGATCCGATAAAACTTAACAAAAAGATAGAGCCTAAAAGGGGAAAATTTACCTCGAAGATTGATGATTCTCATTCTGCTTCGGAAACATATTACAGGGTGAAGCAAATAATATCTCCGTCAATTCTGGTATTAAATAATGGACATAAGGTTAGATTGCTTGGAGTAAGGGAGAAGTCATCTAATAACGCAGAGGCTATACGTTATTTACAAGAGAAGGTGCGTGGGGAAAGGGTGTTCATCAGGCTTGACGATGTAAAATACGATAATGAAGAAAATCTATTCTGCTATCTCTATTTGAGCAACAAAACATTTTTGAATGCTCATCTAATAAAACATGGTTTCGTTGATGTGGATATTGATTTTGATTATAAATATCGATCCAAATTTCTTGATCTTTTGAATAGGGAGAGGTAG
- the rny gene encoding ribonuclease Y, with the protein MEFRTILLIIALPIMGIMGYALKAYLGRIKLNSAEAQSQKIIQDAVKEAESKRKELLIEAKDQLLKEKNLFEKEMRDRRQEQQSLERRHHQRDESLDKREEQIKRKEKLIQIREHENQEKEEELHREFDRHRKELERISGLSVKEAKKLLLKNLENEVRFESIKITNKIEEEARLAGEKKAKEILISAIQRSVSDTTSESTITTVMLPSDDMKGRIIGREGRNIRTLENLTGIDMIIDDTPEVVIISGFDPVRREIAKLSLERLIQDGRIHPATIEEVVEKVTKGIDESMLEEGEKAAFDLGIPGLSREALYSIGKLKYRRSYGQNMLVHSREVANLSGIMAGEAGLDVQIAKRAALLHDIGKGNISEGEGAHAILGAEMAKKFGESEKVINIIASHHNDKEPESFEAVLVQVADAISASRPGARRESLDTYLKRLENLENIASSFKGVEKCYAIQAGREIRVMVANDVINDEKAQNLARDIANKIESELKYPGIIRVMVIRETRVVDYAK; encoded by the coding sequence ATGGAATTCAGAACAATCCTCCTGATTATAGCTCTCCCTATTATGGGAATAATGGGGTATGCATTAAAGGCATATCTTGGAAGAATAAAATTGAATTCTGCTGAGGCACAGTCTCAAAAGATTATTCAGGATGCAGTCAAGGAGGCTGAGAGTAAAAGAAAAGAATTGTTAATAGAGGCTAAAGATCAACTTTTAAAGGAGAAAAATCTCTTTGAAAAAGAGATGAGAGATAGGAGACAAGAGCAACAGTCTCTTGAGAGAAGACACCATCAAAGAGATGAATCTTTAGATAAGAGAGAGGAACAGATAAAGAGAAAAGAAAAGCTTATTCAAATAAGAGAGCATGAAAATCAGGAAAAGGAAGAAGAACTTCATAGAGAATTTGATAGGCATAGAAAAGAATTGGAAAGGATTTCAGGGCTTTCCGTTAAAGAAGCAAAAAAGTTGCTTTTGAAGAACCTTGAGAATGAGGTGAGATTTGAATCCATAAAGATAACAAATAAGATAGAGGAGGAGGCCAGATTAGCCGGCGAGAAGAAGGCTAAAGAGATTTTAATATCCGCTATTCAGAGGAGCGTCTCTGACACTACCTCAGAGAGCACCATAACGACCGTGATGTTACCTTCTGATGATATGAAGGGTAGAATAATTGGACGAGAGGGTAGAAATATTAGAACTCTGGAGAATCTTACAGGTATAGATATGATAATTGATGATACACCGGAGGTTGTAATCATCTCTGGATTTGATCCTGTAAGGAGGGAGATTGCCAAATTATCTCTTGAGAGACTAATCCAGGATGGGAGGATTCATCCAGCAACAATTGAGGAAGTGGTCGAAAAGGTTACTAAAGGTATAGATGAGTCAATGTTGGAAGAAGGCGAAAAGGCTGCCTTTGATTTGGGTATTCCAGGACTTTCAAGGGAGGCGCTATATAGTATAGGCAAACTAAAATATAGAAGAAGTTATGGACAGAATATGCTAGTTCATAGCAGGGAGGTAGCAAATCTATCTGGGATTATGGCAGGAGAAGCGGGTCTGGATGTTCAGATTGCGAAGAGAGCCGCCTTGCTGCATGATATTGGCAAGGGTAATATCTCCGAGGGCGAGGGGGCTCATGCTATTCTTGGCGCAGAGATGGCCAAGAAATTTGGAGAGAGTGAGAAGGTAATAAATATTATTGCATCACATCATAACGATAAGGAACCCGAGTCCTTTGAGGCTGTGTTGGTTCAGGTTGCAGATGCCATATCAGCTTCCAGACCAGGGGCTAGAAGGGAATCCCTTGATACGTACCTGAAAAGACTAGAAAATTTGGAAAATATTGCTTCCAGCTTTAAGGGGGTAGAGAAGTGTTATGCTATTCAGGCTGGCAGGGAGATAAGAGTAATGGTGGCGAATGATGTTATCAATGATGAAAAAGCGCAAAATCTGGCAAGAGACATTGCAAATAAGATTGAATCCGAATTGAAATACCCAGGGATAATTAGGGTGATGGTTATAAGAGAGACTAGAGTTGTTGATTATGCAAAATAG
- a CDS encoding NifU family protein — MKEKVEELLKKIRPSLQADGGDVEFVDVTDDGIVKVRLQGACSGCPMSQMTVKNVIEKKIKESIPSIKEVVTV, encoded by the coding sequence ATGAAAGAGAAGGTGGAGGAGTTGTTAAAAAAGATTCGACCCTCATTACAGGCTGATGGTGGAGATGTGGAGTTTGTTGATGTTACTGATGATGGCATTGTAAAGGTGAGGTTGCAGGGGGCTTGTTCTGGTTGTCCTATGAGCCAAATGACTGTTAAAAACGTAATAGAGAAAAAAATTAAGGAGTCAATTCCTAGTATTAAGGAAGTGGTTACTGTATAA
- a CDS encoding C40 family peptidase: MFHDGYRDRVVRIAKKYMGIKYRDGGKTPWGFDCSGFVMFVYGKSGLNIPRTAIKQYRSGRKIDISHAKPGDLVFFNIYRNRISHVGVYLGDYRFIHSPSKGKKISYASMRNPYWRNRYVGTVTYVKE; this comes from the coding sequence ATGTTTCATGATGGCTATAGAGATCGGGTAGTGCGTATTGCGAAAAAGTATATGGGAATAAAATATAGAGATGGTGGAAAGACGCCATGGGGATTCGATTGTTCTGGGTTTGTTATGTTTGTATATGGAAAGAGTGGGTTAAATATTCCGAGGACAGCCATAAAGCAGTACCGATCAGGCAGAAAGATTGATATTTCACATGCAAAACCAGGCGACCTCGTTTTTTTTAATATATACAGGAATAGAATATCTCATGTTGGTGTATATTTAGGGGATTACAGATTCATCCATTCACCAAGCAAAGGTAAAAAGATATCCTATGCCAGTATGAGAAATCCATATTGGAGAAATAGATATGTTGGAACTGTTACATATGTTAAGGAGTAA
- the folP gene encoding dihydropteroate synthase produces MRLIYNAKTLIMGILNVTPDSFYDGGIYFDTEKAIERAYQLHREGADIIDIGGESTRPGAKPISIQEEIDRVCPVIEAVAHNIDIPISIDTYRSKVAEEAVKLGASIVNDISGLSFDEEMADIVSKYNSYLIVMHIRGTPENMQNNPTYDNLLFEIYSYLEGAINRAIEHGIARDRIIIDPGIGFGKTLEDNYTIIRNLGFFKGMGLPLLVGISRKSLIGRLYHQDENRLPATIALNALSIFWGADIIRVHDVKEHRLALASLEMLKKVNYINGSCI; encoded by the coding sequence ATGAGATTGATTTATAATGCAAAGACACTGATAATGGGAATACTGAATGTTACCCCTGATTCCTTCTATGATGGTGGGATTTATTTTGATACTGAGAAGGCGATTGAAAGGGCTTATCAGTTACATAGAGAGGGAGCGGATATTATTGATATTGGCGGGGAATCAACAAGGCCTGGAGCTAAGCCGATTTCAATCCAGGAAGAGATTGATAGGGTCTGTCCTGTCATTGAAGCTGTAGCACATAATATTGATATACCTATCTCTATTGATACGTACAGGTCTAAAGTAGCGGAGGAGGCGGTAAAACTTGGAGCATCAATTGTCAATGATATCAGTGGTTTATCCTTTGATGAAGAGATGGCTGATATTGTATCGAAATATAACTCTTATCTTATTGTGATGCATATTAGGGGTACTCCTGAAAACATGCAGAATAATCCCACTTATGATAATCTTTTGTTTGAAATCTATTCATACCTAGAAGGTGCCATAAATAGAGCGATAGAGCATGGAATAGCTAGAGATAGAATAATAATAGATCCAGGGATCGGTTTTGGGAAAACCTTAGAGGATAATTATACTATAATTCGCAATCTCGGATTTTTTAAGGGAATGGGTTTGCCGCTCTTGGTCGGGATATCTAGGAAATCTCTCATAGGTAGATTATATCATCAGGATGAAAATAGATTACCTGCAACAATAGCTCTAAATGCATTATCAATCTTTTGGGGAGCAGATATCATTAGAGTTCATGATGTTAAGGAACATCGTTTAGCCCTGGCTTCTCTAGAGATGCTTAAAAAGGTAAATTATATCAATGGAAGTTGTATTTGA
- the cdaA gene encoding diadenylate cyclase CdaA: MEVVFERLSEFAYIFWNYFINALDILIVAVLFYWAYSFLSKTRAAQLLKGLIIISIVAIASSLLELETLNWIITNITSYVVISVIILFQPELRRLLTQFGQRSWISTAASAEVLPLDELVNSLIAMSEEKVGSLIVIERNTGLRAFVESGVLINSTVSEELIRTIFYPNTQLHDGAIVIQEGRISAAACYLPLSDSRQLKKYHGARHRAALGMAEETDALVLVTSEETGDISLMVNGRLYSKIKVPNLKNMIVYFMNPKTAYEEKYSVV, from the coding sequence ATGGAAGTTGTATTTGAAAGATTAAGTGAGTTTGCATACATTTTTTGGAATTACTTTATTAATGCCTTGGATATTCTGATTGTTGCCGTCCTCTTTTATTGGGCTTATTCCTTTTTATCCAAGACACGCGCTGCTCAGTTGTTAAAGGGATTAATAATTATCTCAATTGTTGCAATAGCTTCCAGTCTATTAGAGCTTGAAACCTTGAATTGGATTATTACAAATATTACCTCCTATGTTGTTATTTCGGTAATCATACTATTCCAGCCGGAATTAAGGAGGCTTTTAACTCAATTTGGTCAGAGAAGTTGGATATCCACTGCTGCATCAGCAGAGGTGCTTCCGCTGGATGAACTTGTTAACTCCCTTATAGCAATGTCAGAGGAGAAGGTGGGATCATTGATAGTTATTGAGAGGAATACCGGTCTCAGGGCTTTTGTTGAATCTGGCGTCTTGATAAATTCAACAGTATCAGAGGAATTGATTAGGACTATTTTTTATCCTAATACACAACTACACGATGGCGCAATTGTGATACAGGAGGGCAGAATTTCAGCGGCAGCCTGCTATTTGCCTCTTAGTGATTCCAGACAATTGAAAAAATATCATGGCGCTAGACATAGGGCTGCTCTGGGTATGGCTGAGGAGACGGATGCCCTGGTTCTAGTCACATCAGAGGAGACGGGTGATATTTCCCTAATGGTTAATGGAAGGTTGTATTCTAAGATTAAGGTCCCAAATCTTAAGAATATGATTGTCTACTTCATGAATCCGAAGACAGCTTATGAGGAAAAGTATTCGGTTGTATGA
- a CDS encoding phosphate acyltransferase, translating into MINNQEENILNTLKERVRSRPKSIVFPEGEDLRVMIAVSMLNRDNLIKKAVLIGNKGKIIENARSTSTDMDCIDIIDIENDKVDRKYRDAYQKARNLSVLEGERLDEAMMDPVIVGALILSLGEVEGFIGGLQTITADILSTGIQIIKADRRIGVVTSLCLIQTEDKSIGEDGFFLIADPIVNRDPSVGVLCKIAEASARFAREFLKIKPRIAFLSYSTRGSGIGKSVDKMRIASERSKTYMPELIIDGELQFDAAVMPDIARIKAPDSPLEGRANILVFPNLNAANIGSKLIRIFGKAKLIGPIIYGLNKPYNDISRGADESDVYDLAIITQLQHK; encoded by the coding sequence ATAATAAACAACCAGGAGGAGAACATACTAAATACACTAAAGGAGAGAGTTAGGTCTCGTCCCAAGAGTATTGTTTTCCCTGAAGGAGAAGATCTCAGAGTGATGATTGCTGTGTCAATGCTCAACAGGGATAATCTGATCAAGAAGGCAGTACTCATTGGGAATAAGGGAAAAATAATCGAGAATGCAAGATCAACCTCTACTGATATGGATTGTATTGATATTATAGATATAGAAAATGATAAGGTTGATAGGAAGTATAGAGATGCATATCAGAAGGCAAGGAATTTAAGCGTTCTCGAAGGGGAAAGATTGGATGAAGCCATGATGGATCCTGTTATTGTTGGCGCTCTAATCTTAAGTCTTGGTGAGGTTGAAGGTTTTATAGGAGGATTGCAGACTATTACAGCTGACATCTTGAGTACAGGCATTCAAATCATCAAGGCAGACAGAAGAATTGGTGTGGTTACATCACTCTGTTTAATACAGACTGAAGATAAGAGTATAGGTGAGGATGGGTTTTTTTTAATTGCTGATCCAATAGTAAATCGTGACCCGTCTGTTGGTGTATTATGTAAAATTGCAGAAGCATCTGCGAGGTTTGCCAGAGAGTTTCTGAAGATTAAACCGAGGATCGCATTTTTATCCTATTCTACAAGAGGGAGTGGCATTGGCAAATCAGTCGATAAGATGAGGATAGCTTCAGAGAGGTCAAAGACATATATGCCAGAGTTAATTATAGATGGTGAATTACAATTCGATGCAGCAGTAATGCCGGATATTGCAAGGATAAAGGCTCCTGATAGCCCTTTGGAGGGAAGAGCAAATATACTTGTATTCCCAAATCTAAATGCTGCTAATATCGGTTCTAAATTGATACGAATTTTTGGTAAGGCAAAGCTGATTGGACCAATAATATATGGATTAAATAAGCCATATAATGATATATCAAGGGGGGCAGATGAATCAGATGTTTATGATTTAGCCATTATCACCCAATTGCAGCATAAGTAA
- a CDS encoding enoyl-CoA hydratase, producing the protein MKEQVLFEVNSRIATITLNRPERRNAINQELLKNLYNYIDEVSSNKDIGVAIITGRGKSFCSGIDLDCIETDNLFNPRNDGIELPMVFGSCHKPIIGAINGHAITGGLEIALNCDFLIASEDAYFADTHSRVGIQPGWGMSQLLQRAVGIRMAKQMSLSCNFINADEALRCGLVNEIVPQERLMQRVQEIAADIISANQDMIVIMKDLIDRGNRVTLAEGLALERNSFLEKVRQFNQDG; encoded by the coding sequence ATGAAAGAACAAGTACTCTTTGAAGTAAACAGCAGGATTGCAACAATTACTCTCAACAGGCCGGAAAGAAGAAACGCGATAAATCAGGAACTGCTAAAAAATCTTTATAACTATATTGATGAGGTCTCTTCCAATAAAGACATTGGGGTTGCTATTATTACAGGAAGAGGGAAATCCTTTTGTTCAGGAATAGACCTTGATTGTATTGAAACAGATAATCTCTTTAATCCTCGTAATGATGGGATTGAGCTACCAATGGTGTTTGGATCATGCCACAAACCAATTATAGGCGCTATAAATGGTCATGCAATTACAGGTGGTTTAGAGATTGCACTAAATTGCGATTTTTTAATAGCATCAGAGGATGCATATTTTGCTGATACTCATTCAAGGGTTGGCATTCAACCCGGATGGGGGATGTCTCAGCTTTTACAACGTGCTGTTGGGATCAGGATGGCCAAACAGATGTCTTTATCATGTAATTTTATCAATGCTGATGAGGCTCTACGATGTGGACTAGTTAATGAGATCGTACCTCAGGAAAGACTCATGCAACGAGTACAAGAGATAGCAGCGGACATAATATCAGCGAATCAGGACATGATAGTTATAATGAAGGATTTAATTGATAGGGGGAATAGAGTTACTCTAGCTGAGGGTCTTGCATTAGAGCGTAATAGCTTTCTGGAAAAAGTAAGGCAATTTAATCAAGATGGATGA
- the dxs gene encoding 1-deoxy-D-xylulose-5-phosphate synthase — MLLDSIKNISDFRKLDVQELNTLSNEIREYIIDVVSTNGGHLSSSLGVVELTIALHYVLNTPKDKIIWDVGHQCYAHKIITNRKNEFEQLRRFGGISGFPKISESLFDVYNTGHSSTSLSLALGEAVGRDLSREKYKVVAVIGDGSLTGGMAFEALNQIGHMKRDIIIILNDNEHFISNNVGALSRSLMRMITGSLYNRLRKRSYEVIKRIPRSGHSIYDFFYRMEESLKGMVIPGIFFEELGIRYFGPIDGHNIKLLINIISRIKQINSGPRILHVITKKGKGYDPAERNPAKFHGVGPFDRKAGVSKSSKKLSYSEIVGKTLAEISKSDKKVIAITAAMKLGTGLYEFEKRAPNRFFDVGIAEQHAITFAGALASKGLKPFVSIYSTFLQRAVDQLIHDIAIMNLPIRLLIDRAGIVGRDGETHHGLFDISIIKSIPNFVFLAPSNGTELRDMLYFAYEYNDGPIAIRYPKGNANSDELKVNEFNEFILGKSKRLTNGKDIAIFALGDMVDIALQLNKLLKREEIGSSVVNLLSIKPLDIKGIERVIRNTRYFVTMENGSIVGGISEYIIANIDGCLRDKFLFPIGFPDEFITHGDNADLFKKYGIDSGSLLQRLLTLVNQKNDYEKGSKA, encoded by the coding sequence GTGTTATTGGATTCGATAAAAAATATTTCAGATTTTCGAAAGCTGGATGTTCAAGAGCTTAACACTCTATCCAACGAAATTAGAGAGTATATAATTGATGTAGTATCAACCAATGGTGGTCATTTATCATCTTCTCTGGGTGTGGTAGAATTGACAATCGCACTGCACTATGTATTAAACACACCCAAGGATAAGATCATCTGGGATGTAGGGCATCAATGTTATGCTCATAAAATTATTACTAACCGGAAGAATGAGTTTGAACAATTAAGACGGTTTGGAGGCATAAGCGGCTTTCCAAAGATTTCTGAATCCCTTTTTGATGTCTATAATACTGGTCATAGCAGCACTAGCCTCTCTTTGGCTTTGGGAGAGGCTGTTGGCAGGGATTTATCCAGAGAAAAGTATAAGGTAGTAGCAGTAATCGGGGATGGTTCATTAACTGGCGGTATGGCATTTGAAGCCCTAAATCAGATCGGTCATATGAAAAGGGATATTATCATCATCTTGAATGACAATGAGCACTTTATTTCAAATAATGTTGGGGCGCTGTCAAGATCTTTGATGCGAATGATAACTGGTTCGCTCTATAACCGCTTGAGAAAACGCTCATATGAGGTAATAAAGAGGATACCAAGGTCTGGTCATTCAATCTATGATTTTTTCTACAGGATGGAAGAGAGCCTGAAGGGTATGGTGATACCTGGCATATTCTTTGAGGAGTTGGGGATAAGATATTTCGGGCCGATTGATGGTCATAATATAAAGCTATTGATTAATATCATATCGAGAATAAAGCAGATAAACTCCGGTCCCAGAATATTACATGTGATAACTAAAAAGGGTAAGGGTTATGATCCTGCGGAAAGGAATCCGGCGAAATTTCATGGAGTGGGTCCATTTGACAGGAAGGCTGGTGTTTCGAAGAGTAGTAAAAAGTTATCATATTCAGAGATTGTAGGGAAGACATTGGCAGAGATTTCAAAGAGTGACAAAAAGGTTATTGCCATCACTGCTGCAATGAAATTGGGGACTGGGCTATATGAATTTGAAAAAAGGGCTCCTAATAGATTTTTTGATGTTGGGATAGCAGAGCAGCATGCAATAACATTTGCCGGCGCCCTTGCCTCCAAGGGATTAAAGCCCTTTGTTTCAATTTATTCGACCTTTTTGCAGAGGGCAGTGGATCAATTAATTCATGATATCGCAATCATGAATCTGCCAATAAGGCTTTTAATAGATAGGGCTGGAATTGTTGGAAGGGATGGCGAAACACATCATGGACTTTTTGACATTAGCATAATTAAGAGTATTCCAAATTTTGTATTCTTAGCCCCCTCCAATGGAACAGAGTTAAGGGATATGTTATACTTTGCATATGAATACAATGATGGGCCAATAGCAATACGATATCCTAAGGGAAACGCAAATTCGGATGAATTGAAAGTTAATGAATTCAACGAGTTTATTTTAGGCAAATCAAAGAGATTGACCAATGGGAAGGATATCGCAATTTTCGCTCTTGGTGATATGGTAGATATAGCGCTGCAATTGAATAAGTTACTCAAAAGAGAGGAAATAGGAAGCTCCGTTGTTAATCTTTTATCAATAAAGCCATTGGATATAAAGGGCATTGAGAGGGTGATTCGCAACACACGTTACTTTGTTACAATGGAGAATGGCAGTATAGTTGGGGGTATAAGCGAATACATTATTGCAAATATAGATGGATGCTTGAGGGATAAATTTTTATTTCCCATTGGATTCCCTGATGAGTTTATTACACATGGTGATAATGCAGATCTATTCAAAAAATATGGCATTGACTCTGGTTCTCTTCTTCAAAGATTATTGACTTTAGTTAATCAGAAGAATGATTATGAAAAAGGGAGTAAGGCTTGA
- the coaD gene encoding pantetheine-phosphate adenylyltransferase: MKIGIYPGSFDPVTNGHLDIIRRANKICDKIIVAIGINSAKRSLFTIEERIEMLRESCYCNDIEVQRIELTAFEGLLADLCKKKGVDFIIRGIRSVVDFDYEYPICLMNRRLAPDVETIFIMSDSEYYFISSSIVREVASYGGEISSLVPPFVNKKLTEKFPR; this comes from the coding sequence ATGAAAATTGGAATATATCCTGGGTCTTTTGACCCCGTCACGAATGGACACTTGGATATAATTAGGCGAGCAAATAAGATATGTGATAAAATAATAGTTGCAATAGGAATTAACAGCGCTAAAAGGTCGCTATTTACCATAGAAGAGCGCATAGAGATGTTGAGGGAGAGTTGCTATTGTAATGATATAGAAGTCCAGAGAATTGAATTAACAGCATTCGAAGGATTACTGGCAGATCTTTGTAAAAAGAAGGGAGTGGATTTTATTATACGAGGGATAAGATCTGTAGTAGACTTCGATTATGAATATCCTATTTGTTTGATGAACAGAAGATTGGCTCCTGATGTGGAGACAATTTTCATAATGTCAGATAGCGAATATTATTTTATATCCTCTAGCATAGTGAGAGAAGTAGCTAGCTATGGTGGAGAGATTTCCAGCCTTGTGCCTCCATTCGTTAATAAAAAGCTTACAGAAAAATTTCCCAGGTAA